One Ranitomeya variabilis isolate aRanVar5 chromosome 5, aRanVar5.hap1, whole genome shotgun sequence DNA window includes the following coding sequences:
- the LOC143774856 gene encoding olfactory receptor 5AR1-like — protein sequence MYNFSLYQEFYLPAFTKYENIQLLIFLVILLIYLLCVLENSLVTFIVCLTTQLHKPMYFFLCNLTVLDIIYVSAILPKLIVITYTRETGISNAGCFTQVFLYVFCIGTEFFLLVCMAYDRYVAICLPLHYMLIMNPKKCMILAAFCCNLGVFNAMMYALLISKLSFSGSREINHFFCHMKSILALSYSDTTSIRILITVDGIVLGFFPFTLILVSYIYIILTILKMHSASGRHKAFSSCSSHLMVVLLFCLTSLILNMKSEAKFSQEQDKQLSLLYIGIAPMLNPLVYSLRNKDVLEAIKRQILRAPKLLLHCKNR from the coding sequence ATGTATAACTTCTCTTTGTACCAAGAATTTTATCTCCCGGCTTTTACCAAATATGAAAATATTCAGCTTTTGATTTTTCTTGTCATTTTATTAATTTATCTGCTCTGCGTTCTGGAAAATTCTCTTGTTACCTTCATTGTATGTCTGACCACTCAGCTGCATAAACCTATGTATTTTTTCCTATGTAACCTCACAGTCTTGGATATCATATACGTCTCTGCTATCTTACCAAAGCTAATTGTGATCACATACACGAGAGAAACTGGTATATCAAATGCAGGATGTTTCACACAAGTATTTTTGTATGTCTTCTGCATTGGAACCGAATTTTTCTTACTTGTCTGTATGGCCTACGACCGATACGTGGCCATTTGTCTTCCCTTACATTACATGCTTATCATGAACCCCAAGAAATGTATGATTTTAGCTGCATTTTGTTGTAATCTTGGCGTGTTCAATGCCATGATGTATGCTCTCCTCATCTCTAAGCTATCGTTCTCCGGTTCTCGTGAAATCAACCATTTCTTCTGTCACATGAAATCAATACTTGCGCTCTCCTACAGTGACACCACCAGCATAAGGATTTTGATAACCGTTGATGGCATAGTTTTAGGGTTCTTTCCATTTACACTCATTCTTGTTTCTTATATATACATCATATTAACAATTCTGAAAATGCATTCTGCATCGGGAAGACACAAGGCCTTCTCTAGTTGTTCTTCTCATCTGATGGTCGTTTTATTGTTCTGTTTGACGTCTCTCATTCTTAATATGAAATCAGAAGCCAAGTTTTCCCAAGAACAGGACAAGCAGCTGTCTTTGCTGTACATTGGCATTGCTCCTATGTTGAATCCACTGGTATATAGTTTACGAAACAAAGATGTCCTAGAAGCCATCAAAAGACAAATTCTCAGAGCTCCCAAACTTTTGTTACATTGCAAGAATAGATGA